A window of the Zeugodacus cucurbitae isolate PBARC_wt_2022May chromosome 2, idZeuCucr1.2, whole genome shotgun sequence genome harbors these coding sequences:
- the LOC105209439 gene encoding corticotropin-releasing factor-binding protein, which yields MKATVFLSLSLIVLSAKAWPMVKKSFDLYANDPFTNIHVISDCMHVASEPGEYVFKKVPHLLVNTKETTLVEAAVEETTSEVCGLYIIGEPDTIVEITMKHYDVNCATGGLMAFVDGWELNGEYFPGIKDHHRQLDERVIEFCNNYKQWPRVANKKFFRSSQNAALLQYRIPFRGSFIAHVRFHKITQPCNVLAQDTAAIFNMANFGNQRNCTLSALFPAAVSVASLKIGGKNMRGEKVNYDCGMYEDRLEIGGSSGLDAYAMEKASDVCGYSDQQGPEQAIFCGVTTVRLISTGRYQNHAAVMLRKADETDLDIATLVCAL from the exons GCTTGGCCAATGGTGAAGAAGTCTTTCGACCTTTATGCCAACGATCCTTTCACCAACATTCATGTCATCTCAG ATTGTATGCATGTGGCATCCGAACCCGGTGAGTATGTCTTCAAAAAGGTGCCACATTTGCTGGTCAACACGAAGGAGACGACATTGGTGGAAGCTGCTGTTGAAGAGACGACGTCGGAGGTGTGCGGTCTCTACATCATTGGCGAGCCCGACACGATTGTCGAAATAACAATGAAACACTATGATGTCAATTGCGCGACCGGCGGTCTAATGGCT TTTGTCGATGGTTGGGAGTTGAATGGTGAATATTTTCCGGGCATTAAGGATCATCATCGCCAGTTAGACGAGCGTGTCATCGAGTTTTGCAACAATTATAAACAATG GCCACGTGTTGCGAATAAGAAATTCTTCCGTTCAAGTCAAAATGCAGCGCTGCTGCAGTATCGCATACCATTCCGCGGCTCCTTCATTGCACACGTGCGCTTCCACAAGATAACACAGC CTTGCAACGTGCTGGCGCAAGACACGGCCGCCATCTTCAACATGGCTAATTTCGGTAATCAACGCAACTGCACGCTCTCAGCACTCTTCCCGGCCGCAGTGTCAGTGGCCAGCTTGAAAATCGGCGGCAAGAATATGCGTGGCGAAAAAGTCAATTATGAC TGTGGCATGTATGAGGATCGCTTGGAGATCGGTGGCTCTTCCGGACTCGATGCGTACGCCATGGAAAAGGCTTCAGATGTTTGCGGCTACTCCGATCAGCaag GACCCGAACAGGCCATCTTCTGCGGTGTAACTACGGTGCGTTTGATCTCGACTGGACGTTATCAGAATCACGCAGCCGTTATGCTACGCAAAGCCGACGAAACTGATTTGGACATTGCTACTCTCGTCTGTGCGCTATAA
- the Smpd1_3 gene encoding sphingomyelin phosphodiesterase, with protein MRFVLVFTGLLALCSALNLPGVPLSFTEDDEVLSLISDEVAHKFAKELKAYLKTGVESTVLQQITKQLAATHTQKEIFTRNIADLRAADQFVVCTTCRATVSVLGDMFRDPEGELSGPTADQIAKKVMLDVCNRLNLQTREVCAGLFDLNWPILNYTIHNTVADTRSLCGILPISFCKVKQTQFNFTLKIDGSAAAVDGPKSNIPAKSDADLKIVQLTDIHYDPEYEPGSLAVCPEPMCCQLSSASGVIEASKQAGYWGDYRDCDTPLHLIENAFDHIREVHEKIDYVYQTGDIVSHIYWATTKDGNKDVLTRINQLFAEKFAGIPVYPTVGNHEPHPSNVFGASDLPAEFNVKWLYEHLWSLWSGWLPADAEKTVLKGGYYTASPKKGFRVISINSNDCYLYNWWVYHDGSVVIEQLQWLHDTLLAAEKAGEYVHILSHIPSGDADCWTVWAREFNRIIERYNHIIGGIFTGHTHVDELNVHYSSKGHAVGVSWNGGSLTTYSNKNPNYVVYQVEPKSLQVVDYEAWIFDLEKANAQGAVAKLEWFKEYSISEFTSNLSPAGLDALLDQFAENPKLLEKYWQYKHTSANPRLDGGCDKKCLSKTLCRMAVTAYDQKSRCKQLKEKLETNLPAVTTAAPTTPAPNTDKPTTQGPITTEEPEGDAAASISCMQLTTMVAFLLLARFLY; from the exons ATGCGTTTTGTTTTAGTGTTTACGGGGCTTTTGGCTCTTTGTAGTGCCTTAAATTTACCAGGTGTGCCATTGAGTTTTACGGAAGATGATGAAGTGCTTTCATTGATATCAG ATGAAGTAGCCCACAAATTCGCCAAAGAATTAAAAGCTTACTTGAAAACCGGCGTCGAGTCGACCGTGCTCCAACAGATCACCAAACAATtggcagccacacacacacagaaggaGATTTTCACACGAAATATCGCGGACTTGCGTGCGGCCGATCAATTTGTCGTTTGCACGACATGTCGCGCCACCGTCTCGGTGTTGGGCGATATGTTTCGTGATCCTGAGGGCGAATTAAGTGGGCCAACAGCCGATCAGATCGCCAAGAAAGTAATGCTTGACGTGTGCAATCGTCTGAATTTACAAACTCGAGAAGTCTGTGCGGGTCTTTTCGACTTGAATTGGCCCATCTTGAATTATACCATACACAATACCGTGGCTGATACGCGCAGTTTATGTGGCATCTTGCCAATCAGCTTTTGTAAAGTGAAGCAAACGCAATTCAATTTCACACTGAAGATCGATGGAAGTGCCGCTGCTGTTGATGGCCCTAAGAGTAATATACCCGCCAAGAGTGATGCCGATTTGAAAATAGTGCAGTTGACCGATATACATTATGATCCTGAATATGAACCTGGTTCATTAGCTGTTTGCCCAGAGCCGATGTGCTGTCAACTTAGTTCAGCATCTGGTGTTATTGAAGCCAGTAAACAGGCTGGTTACTGGGGTGACTATCGCGATTGTGATACACCGTTACATCTGATCGAGAATGCTTTCGATCATATACGGGAGGTGCACGAAAAAATTGATTATGTTTATCAGACCGGTGATATTGTATCGCACATATATTGGGCAACGACAAAGGATGGTAATAAGGATGTACTGACGAGAATTAATCAATTGTTTGCCGAAAAGTTCGCTGGCATACCGGTATATCCGACTGTAGGCAATCACGAACCGCATCCTTCGAATGT GTTTGGCGCTAGCGACCTACCGGCCGAATTTAATGTGAAATGGCTATATGAGCACCTCTGGTCGCTTTGGTCTGGCTGGTTGCCGGCTGATGCTGAAAAGACAGTGCTTAAAGGCGGTTATTATACCGCTTCGCCCAAAAAAGGTTTCCGTGTGATATCTATAAACAGCAATGATTGCTATCTCTATAACTGGTGGGTATATCATGACGGTAGCGTTGTGATTGAACAACTGCAATGGTTGCACGACACTTTGCTCGCTGCCGAGAAGGCAGGcgaatatgtgcatatattgagCCACATACCATCCGGTGATGCGGACTGTTGGACCGTGTGGGCGCGTGAATTCAATCGCATTATTGAACGCTACAATCACATCATTGGTGGTATCTTCACTGGACATACGCACGTGGATGAGCTGAATGTGCATTATTCGTCGAAGGGTCATGCAGTGGGTGTGTCCTGGAATGGCGGCAGTTTGACAACTTACTCCAACAAGAATCCAAACTATGTGGTTTATCAGGTCGAACCAAAGAGTCTT CAAGTCGTTGATTATGAAGCATGGATTTTCGACTTGGAGAAAGCAAATGCGCAAGGCGCAGTTGCCAAACTCGAATGGTTTAAGGAATACAGCATCTCTGAGTTCACTAGCAACCTTAGTCCAGCCGGTTTAGATGCGCTATTGGATCAATTTGCTGAAAATCCTAAATTGCTAGAAAAG TATTGGCAATACAAACACACCTCGGCTAACCCACGTTTAGATGGTGGATGTGATAAGAAATGCTTATCTAAAACGCTCTGTCGCATGGCAGTAACTGCTTATGATCAGAAGTCGCGCTGCAAGCAATTGAAAGAGAAGTTGGAAACCAAT CTACCTGCGGTCACTACTGCAGCCCCAACAACGCCGGCACCAAATACTGACAAACCAACAACTCAGGGTCCAATTACCACAGAGGAACCCGAGGGCGATGCAGCAGCTTCAATTTCTTGTATGCAGCTAACAACAATGGTGGCGTTCCTGCTTCTTGCTCGGTTCCTctactaa
- the LOC105209556 gene encoding sphingomyelin phosphodiesterase 1-like — translation MLMWQLIILATLACCAALHITGVPLDFTSSDAVLSGISDNIAQKFTDEYIRYLKTGQESATLQQISAQLAEMHSKKDLFTKQLDELSMADQFVACTTCRATVNVMARMFRDEDGEFAGNENDEYLKEIAMGVCERLNLQTPEVCSGLIDFYIPSVKYIVQHSKADARTFCSLFMEFNFCNVKDADYNWTLTVDAGGAAVTGPKSDLPTKRGDELKVLHLTDIHYDPLYVPGALAECDEPQCCQRHVSTTTSDKAAGYWGDYRDCDAPWHMIDDAFSHIKQTHTQLDYIYQTGDVVDHMVWSTSVEKNRDILKKVNNRLAEVFPGVPIYPCIGNHEPHPLNLFSPDDVPQKVNTGWLYEHLYNDWSAWLPADTKDTILKGGYYTVSPKAGFRVIALNNNDCFSENWWLFYEGTNKIPQLQWLHDTLLAAEKAGEYVHILAHIPSGDGTCWSVWAREFNRLVERYRNTISGIFNGHSHKDEMHLHYATNGHAVGVAWNGGALTTSSVKNPNYRIYYMESNSMQVVDSETWMFNLTAANIHGDSKTPDWFKAYEFSAAFTTDLSPAGLDKLLDDMAENANLLRKFWRYKVTAADPQLKTGCDRECLLRTICRIATTVNNQKARCDQLKAKLSKALDEETTTSSSTSKPTTLPTEATTADSGNTTEKPEGDGAASLSSPLINLILAIVMFGILIKM, via the exons TGGAGTCCCGCTGGACTTCACTTCAAGCGATGCGGTGCTCTCAGGAATTTCAG ATAATATTGCGCAGAAGTTTACGGATGAGTACATACGATACTTAAAGACGGGTCAAGAGTCCGCTACACTACAACAAATCTCCGCACAACTAGCAGAGATGCATAGCAAAAAGGATCTCTTCACAAAGCAGTTGGACGAGTTGTCTATGGCTGATCAGTTTGTCGCTTGCACCACCTGTCGTGCCACGGTTAATGTTATGGCGCGTATGTTCCGTGACGAAGATGGCGAATTTGCTGGCAATGAAAACGATGAATATCTAAAAGAGATTGCTATGGGTGTGTGCGAACGGTTAAATTTACAAACACCTGAAGTTTGTTCGGGCTTAATAGACTTCTACATACCCAGTGTTAAGTACATTGTACAGCATTCAAAAGCGGATGCACGTACCTTCTGCTCACTCTTCATGGAGTTCAATTTCTGTAATGTGAAAGATGCCGACTACAATTGGACGCTCACAGTTGATGCCGGTGGTGCGGCTGTTACGGGACCGAAATCAGATTTGCCCACCAAGCGTGGAGATGAATTGAAAGTCTTGCATTTAACCGATATTCACTATGATCCGCTGTATGTGCCTGGCGCTTTGGCCGAGTGCGATGAACCACAGTGTTGTCAGCGTCACGTTAGCACTACGACGAGCGACAAAGCGGCGGGTTATTGGGGTGATTACCGTGATTGTGATGCACCTTGGCATATGATTGACGATGCATTCAGTCATATCAAGCAGACACATACACAACTCGATTACATATATCAAACCGGTGATGTTGTGGATCACATGGTTTGGAGCACTTCCGTTGAGAAGAATcgtgatattttgaagaaggttAATAATCGTTTAGCTGAGGTCTTCCCAGGTGTACCAATATATCCGTGTATTGGCAACCACGAACCACATCCATTAAATCT TTTCAGTCCAGATGATGTACCGCAAAAGGTCAACACCGGTTGGTTATATGAGCATTTATATAATGACTGGTCTGCTTGGCTGCCGGCTGATACCAAGGACACCATACTGAAGGGCGGTTACTATACAGTTTCACCCAAAGCCGGTTTCCGTGTGATTGCGTTGAACAATAACGATTGCTTTAGCGAGAATTGGTGGTTATTCTACGAGGGTACAAATAAGATACCACAGCTTCAGTGGCTGCATGATACCTTGTTAGCTGCTGAGAAGGCCGGTGAATATGTACACATACTGGCGCACATTCCCTCAGGAGATGGCACTTGTTGGTCCGTATGGGCGCGTGAGTTCAATAGATTAGTGGAACGCTACAGGAACACAATTAGTGGCATCTTCAATGGACATTCGCACAAGGACGAAATGCATTTgcattacgccaccaatggaCATGCGGTTGGTGTTGCTTGGAATGGTGGCGCACTTACTACTTCATCGGTTAAAAATCCAAATTACCGCATATATTATATGGAGTCAAATAGCAtg CAAGTCGTTGATAGCGAAACTTGGATGTTCAATTTGACGGCTGCCAATATCCATGGGGATTCTAAGACACCCGATTGGTTCAAAGCATATGAATTCTCAGCAGCATTCACTACAGATTTGAGTCCAGCTGGTCTCGATAAACTGCTGGATGATATGGCTGAAAATGCCAATTTATTGCGAAAG ttttggcgTTATAAAGTCACAGCAGCTGATCCACAATTAAAAACTGGTTGCGATCGCGAATGTCTGCTTCGTACGATCTGTCGCATTGCCACGACTGTGAACAACCAAAAGGCACGCTGCGATCAGTTGAAGGCAAAACTGAGTAAAGCT TTGGATGAGGAGACCACAACTTCAAGCTCCACATCTAAGCCTACAACTTTACCAACTGAAGCAACCACAGCAGATAGCGGTAATACAACTGAAAAACCTGAAGGGGATGGTGCGGCGTCGTTGAGTTCTCCGttgatcaatttaattttagctATTGTTATGTttggtattttaataaaaatgtaa